AAGTCAAATTTTAACAGAAAGGCTAAACCCTTGTCAAGAAGATGTACCGATTTTTCCCGGCGTGGCCGGCAGCTATCCGCCGGACTGAAGATATTGAATGAACTAACAAGCGATGGCAGGCTATAATCACGAAAACACGAAATTTCCCTTGAAAATTTCGTGCGTTAAAAATTTCGTGCTTTCGTGATAGAGGTCGTTGAGAGCGAGTTATGACAGCTTGGCCGCGTTCTCGGCAATCATCTTTTTAAAACGCGCGTTCATCCGCCCCATAAATTCTTCGAAGGATATCAGCGGCGCCGCAACGGCATCCTGCAGTTCGGCGGATACGGCCCCTTTGGACACCGCCTCCACGCCGGCCCTGTAAAAGGCGTCGCGAACCGCATTGACCTCGTCCGGCTTTTCCGGCTGCAGCATCTCCATGGCGCCACCCATGGGGCGGACGAGCGCGCCCATGTACTCGCCCGTGGCAAAGTTGGCGGCGATGGCCTGCATGTGCCGGATCATGGGATCGAAGTTGTCCCTTTCCCCGAAACCGCAGGTGGAAAGGAGCAGGAGTTTGCGGATCTTCTTTTCCTTACCCCGGCTGGGGTGACGCGCGTGCCCGTCACGATTCTCGATAAAGGGCATTCCGCCGGCGATGAGCCTGTCCAGCATGGTCTTCATCTGGGCGGTGAAACCGTCAAAGTAGACCGGGCTGCCTAACACGATAATGTCGGCCGCCTTTATTTTTTTCCGGATCGTCGCCATGTCGTCGTCGTGAACGCATTTCCCCGGGTGCACGAACCAGCAATTGAAGCAGCCGATGCAGTAGTTTATCTTCTGCCGGGCGATATACACCGTCTCCGTCCGAGCGCCGGCGGATGCGGCACCCTTTAAAAAAATCTGCAGCAGGGAGTCGGTGACCCCCTTTTTCATCCTGGGACTGCCGTTGAAGGCCAACACGTTCATGCTATTCCCCTCCCAATAAAAGCGGGTACCACGCTTTTATGAAACGCGACTGCGTCGCTATTCAACCGAAAGTGTACGATTGCAATTGTCAGGTTCAAACTTTTATCAGCGATTAAAACAGAAAACAATGGACGGGTGTCCATCAGTCATATTATTATAGCCGCAGCTATCATTTTTCACCTTTGGGTTGGGGTTCATTCTGTAACCTGAGTGTCAGTTTCTGATGAAGAGGAGAAGATTCATGAAAAAGCCTTTGATTACCCTGCCGTTCACCCCCCTATTGATCATCCTCGTACTGTCGCTGCTTTTCGGGTGCGGCGGCCCCCAGATAAAATTGTTCAGCGACGCTTCGGACCCCCTTCAGGAATACACCATAACGGGCGAGGGGCAGGATAAAGTGCTGGTGATTTCCATTCACGGTGTCATATCCACCAACCCGAAAGAGGGCTTCCTGCGCAGCATGCCCAGCATGGTGCAGGAAACCGTGGCCCAGTTGGAAAAGGCAGAAAAGGACAAGCACATCAAAGCCCTGCTGATCAAG
The window above is part of the Deltaproteobacteria bacterium genome. Proteins encoded here:
- a CDS encoding flavodoxin family protein, with translation MNVLAFNGSPRMKKGVTDSLLQIFLKGAASAGARTETVYIARQKINYCIGCFNCWFVHPGKCVHDDDMATIRKKIKAADIIVLGSPVYFDGFTAQMKTMLDRLIAGGMPFIENRDGHARHPSRGKEKKIRKLLLLSTCGFGERDNFDPMIRHMQAIAANFATGEYMGALVRPMGGAMEMLQPEKPDEVNAVRDAFYRAGVEAVSKGAVSAELQDAVAAPLISFEEFMGRMNARFKKMIAENAAKLS